The DNA region ATGACTATGCAGATAAGATAGAAAACTATGTCAATGCATCTTTAATACCCAATCAAAATTTACCTGAAATGAACAAAATATATCAAATATTATATCCAGAAAATAGTAAAAAATTTTTTAATTTATATGATTACAAGCTGAATGTTACTAATATAAAACCATCAAATAGTATTATAGATAAGAATACAGATTACACTAAATTACAAATATTGGAATATATGAAGTACAGAGCTCCATTAATGTCGATAGAGCCATTTCTGGAGAAACTGCAATTAGTTTCAAAAGCATCAAAAACAACTAATCTACTAAAGGAGAAAATGAAAATTACTAAAAAGGTTTCTGATATAGATAATAAATATAGAGAACTTGAAAGACTGATTGATGGACTTGACATTAGTGAAAAAGGCTACATTAGTTATGAGGATTATTTTGTTAAAGGAATATTGGCTGATAGTAGCAATTCCAAGTCAATGTGTTTTAATGAAATAAATAATAGTAATGTCAGAAGCATTCTACAAGATACTGTAATTGATATTAATGATAATATTGATGATATCATTAAATGTATGAATAGGATAGACGATAATAAATATTCTTTAGTCAATACATATAAACATCTCTATAATGCTAATGAATATATTAGTGATATATTAGAGGATGAATATTTAAGCGAAACAGATTATGAAAAATTAGATGACTGGAAAGATAGAAGAGATGATTTAAGAGATTCTTTTGAAGGTGAATTGGAAGATATTGAGGATTACAAGAATAATATTGATGATTGTATATCTCATATTATTGATTTAGAGTATTATTTAGATAAAAATAATGAAGCGATTGATGTAATAGAGGAGATTGAAGATAAGGGAGATAAAGTAAAAGATTCCATAGATAATTTAGAAAATGATATTAAGAAAAACAAAGATGAAGTAATAGAATCCACCACTATCGCTATAAAAGATGAATTGCAAGATCTAAAGGGTAAATTAGCCATATCAAATGAAAAAGGTGAAGAATATAATCTTGTCAACAATCTATATGCTATAAAAGATGAGTTAGAAAATAATATTGAAGTATTGCACGATACTATTCCATATACCAAAAGACTGAAAAACGAAAATAAGAATCTAGTAAATGATATAATTTATAACGGATTTGATAGCTATGAAGAAGATATGATAGATTCATTTTTAGGTGAAGTAAGATCATCAAGCAATCTGCTTCGTAATCAAAATAGCTACACAAAGAGAAATCATGACTATACAAGTAATATGGAAGATATATTAAATGATATAAAAAACAGTTTGAACAATAAATATTCGACTATGAATATGGTTTTTAATTATGGAGATATGAAAACTTTATCAAAAAATGAAATCGATAGAGTTGATTTACGGGATGAAGTAAAGGAAAACACTCAAAATATTGAGTTTAACAACAAAGCTACTGATGTTAGCGAAAAAATAGACAAAACTAATTTACCCTCTGTTATTAGTAAAAACAAGGACTATATAAATCTAATATCAGATGAAAATGCTGACTTCTATAATAAATCTAGTGGTAATTATGTAGATAAATCATTAAGTGTGTTTGCAGAAATAGGTGATAAATTAAAAAATGCAGCATATGACCTTAGAGATGAAATTTACATAAATGAATATATATTAGGAGATTTTAGTACAGCTACAGATAATCTAACCAATTCTATGCCTTTAACACTAAGCAATTATTCTAAAGAAGATCACTTCCTGAATAATGAAGTTGAGTATATATTAAGAGGCAGTTTAAATGAAAATACTAATTTGAAACATGTATCAAATACTATATTGGGCATGAGATTCGTAATGAATTATATCCATATTATAACCAATTCAACTAAAAGGACTTTAGTAATGGGTATAGCAACTGCTATTGCAGGATGGTGGACTTTTGGATTAGGAACATACATTGTAGCAGCACTGATTATGGCAGCTTGGAGTTATGCGGAGTCATGTGTCGATGTTAGATATCTATTAAAAGGGGAAGAAATACCTTTTATTAAAACAAGTGGGGATTGGTATACGAGCATAGAAGGTATCAGTAATGGAATCATCGATAAAGCATCAGATGAAGTATGTGATATATCTATGCAGTTGATTAATAAAGCATCTACTGGCTTGAAGAATAATATATCTACCTTGACCAATAAATTAGATGAAGATGTCAGGGAATATGCAGAAGGTAAATTATCACAAGTGCTAAATGATGCTAGTAGAACATTAAAATATTCAATAGATGAAGTTGATGATACAATAGATTCAGTTATTAATAATGCATTTAACAATATTAGAGAAAAAATAAGTGAAAGACCAAAATCTAGTGATTATAGTAATACTATATTTAGTGGTCTCATTAATGATGTCATAGATACTATATATACTCAATATGAAGACAGAGTCAGTACTGCTTCTTATTCACAAGTAATCAATATTAAAAAAGAGATAATCAAAAAATTTGGTGATAAGATAGATAATGTAAAACAAAAAATTATTAATGGAGTAACTGGAGAATTAAGTGGTGTCAATAGTGTGATTGAATCAGAATTAAAAAAGGTTGTTGATAAGACATCGCGTAGATACAAAGAAATAACCAAAAAACAGATTAACCAAATTGCATATAAAGTAAGAAACAAAACCTCTAACAATATAAATTCAGCTTTAGATGATGTATTAAATGTAGAAGGTAAGGGTTCTAAAATAAAATCCTTGATGCCATCATTTTCTTATAATGATTATCTTAGACTTATGTTATTAATAGGTGTTGATGATGATAAAAAACTATATAGGGTATTGGATCTGATACAATTTAATCTTCAAAAAAGTAGAAATGATAATAATCTAAATCTAACTAATTATATATCTGGCTATGATGTGTCGGCAGAAGTAACAGTCAATTATTTGTTTTTTGATTTGCCATTTATGCCAAATAAAGCCAAAAGATTAGGTAAGAAAGGTTATACATTCAATATCAATACTTTAATGGCATATTAATAAAGAAAAGAGGTATTAATATGAAGAAGGTAAAAGGATCTTTAACTGTAGAAGCAGCATTGGTTTTACCCATATTCTTGATGGCTATATTATCTATCATGTATATTATGAAGATAATATATATACATGAAAATATTCAGCAAAGTCTATCGGAAACCGCTAATGAACTAGCAACCTATTCTTATATACTGGATAAAAGTAAAATATTAGGAGCACAACAGGAAATATATCAAAATGCCAGTAGGAATTCAAGTAGCGGTAAAAATATGTATAATCGGTTAGAGGATTTATTTAAATCAATTGAAGGTGGAAATTCTTATACATATGAAGAAAAAAAACTTGATACTACTTTTGTTCATACATCCAATACCAGTGATTTGAATAGTAACATAGATAATTTTTTAGGTATTATCACTAAGATCAAAGGTATAATGAAAGACAATGCAGAAACAGCTTATGGAAGTCTATACGAAATGGTTGATTCATTGGATTCCGTTTTAAATAGTGTTAAAAAGACAATGGTCAGTGGTTCTTTATGTGAGGGTATATCTGTAGCCAATAACTATGTAGGAACTAAGATTGCTGAAAAAATACTAGATAACTATATTACAGATGAGCAATACGAACGATGGTATATAGTTGGAGGCAAAAAAGGTATGAACTTCAGGCATTCAAAATTCATGTTGGATAATCAAGACATTGATTTAGTAGTTAAATATAGAATAAACATACCAATGCCTTTTCCTGGAATCAGAAACATACCAATGACCCAGAGGGTAAAAGTAAGAGGGTGGACAGGCAATGGTGGCGATCATAATGAATGTATGGAAGAACAAAAAGTATCATCACAAAACTATGAGGAACTTACAGATGAGACTATAGTTTATTGTGTGAAAAATAGTAATGTGTATCATAAATATCTAACTTGTGTTAATAATGTTACTATCCCTGAAATATATGATAGAAGTAAGCACAAACACAAATTATGTGAACGCTGTTCCAAAAATGTAGATATGAGTAAAATCAAATTTGTCTATCATACACCTAGTGGAGAGGTATATCATGTTGATTCTTCATGTACACAGATTCATTCAGATATTATTGAAATGACTAAAAAAGAGGCTGAAGAATCAGGTAGGCACTTATGTAAAAATTGTATAAGAACAATGGAAAGGTTGGAATAAATATGGAAGTAGCTATTATTATATTAGGATTGTTACTGGGAACATTCACTTCTTGCTATGTACTGGATATTAATTTAAAGACCTTAATCAAATTCAATAAACGGCTAAAAATCAAGTGCTTGATAATAAGTATAGCAATGGCTATAGTTTCTTTCTTTATCTATTGTCAATATGGCTATTCAAATCATTTTATAGCAGTTTTATTGACATCATGGTTTCTGATTAGTGTGAGTATAAGTGATTGGAAAGATAAACAGATACCAGTAGACATATTGATAATTACAGATGTACTGGGAGTCA from Vallitalea longa includes:
- a CDS encoding DUF5702 domain-containing protein, which codes for MERKTDGAVTVFLSCILLIMIVFSCTIIDYTRIRVVKLQSLRALNNATNSILSNYDSQVSDEYGIFMLEKDDYADKIENYVNASLIPNQNLPEMNKIYQILYPENSKKFFNLYDYKLNVTNIKPSNSIIDKNTDYTKLQILEYMKYRAPLMSIEPFLEKLQLVSKASKTTNLLKEKMKITKKVSDIDNKYRELERLIDGLDISEKGYISYEDYFVKGILADSSNSKSMCFNEINNSNVRSILQDTVIDINDNIDDIIKCMNRIDDNKYSLVNTYKHLYNANEYISDILEDEYLSETDYEKLDDWKDRRDDLRDSFEGELEDIEDYKNNIDDCISHIIDLEYYLDKNNEAIDVIEEIEDKGDKVKDSIDNLENDIKKNKDEVIESTTIAIKDELQDLKGKLAISNEKGEEYNLVNNLYAIKDELENNIEVLHDTIPYTKRLKNENKNLVNDIIYNGFDSYEEDMIDSFLGEVRSSSNLLRNQNSYTKRNHDYTSNMEDILNDIKNSLNNKYSTMNMVFNYGDMKTLSKNEIDRVDLRDEVKENTQNIEFNNKATDVSEKIDKTNLPSVISKNKDYINLISDENADFYNKSSGNYVDKSLSVFAEIGDKLKNAAYDLRDEIYINEYILGDFSTATDNLTNSMPLTLSNYSKEDHFLNNEVEYILRGSLNENTNLKHVSNTILGMRFVMNYIHIITNSTKRTLVMGIATAIAGWWTFGLGTYIVAALIMAAWSYAESCVDVRYLLKGEEIPFIKTSGDWYTSIEGISNGIIDKASDEVCDISMQLINKASTGLKNNISTLTNKLDEDVREYAEGKLSQVLNDASRTLKYSIDEVDDTIDSVINNAFNNIREKISERPKSSDYSNTIFSGLINDVIDTIYTQYEDRVSTASYSQVINIKKEIIKKFGDKIDNVKQKIINGVTGELSGVNSVIESELKKVVDKTSRRYKEITKKQINQIAYKVRNKTSNNINSALDDVLNVEGKGSKIKSLMPSFSYNDYLRLMLLIGVDDDKKLYRVLDLIQFNLQKSRNDNNLNLTNYISGYDVSAEVTVNYLFFDLPFMPNKAKRLGKKGYTFNINTLMAY
- a CDS encoding TadE/TadG family type IV pilus assembly protein, with amino-acid sequence MKKVKGSLTVEAALVLPIFLMAILSIMYIMKIIYIHENIQQSLSETANELATYSYILDKSKILGAQQEIYQNASRNSSSGKNMYNRLEDLFKSIEGGNSYTYEEKKLDTTFVHTSNTSDLNSNIDNFLGIITKIKGIMKDNAETAYGSLYEMVDSLDSVLNSVKKTMVSGSLCEGISVANNYVGTKIAEKILDNYITDEQYERWYIVGGKKGMNFRHSKFMLDNQDIDLVVKYRINIPMPFPGIRNIPMTQRVKVRGWTGNGGDHNECMEEQKVSSQNYEELTDETIVYCVKNSNVYHKYLTCVNNVTIPEIYDRSKHKHKLCERCSKNVDMSKIKFVYHTPSGEVYHVDSSCTQIHSDIIEMTKKEAEESGRHLCKNCIRTMERLE